Proteins co-encoded in one Macrobrachium rosenbergii isolate ZJJX-2024 chromosome 54, ASM4041242v1, whole genome shotgun sequence genomic window:
- the LOC136834829 gene encoding glutamate receptor U1-like, producing MHWLESSLEEFSSGNQSSSAHRNTVVLKGSLWPSASKIATGGEGYHLMYLNCVGSDAILGDDEVELEAYPRRMLMEIGRRFLYGKKLVVATIHRPPFAILEMSGNNIVGAKGFCYEMLNSMAQKFNFTYSLVPPYDGNWGGLMPNGSFNGLVGMVQRKVVDFALASITMTYIRERVIDFTHPFFEEPTAILIPPPKEQDNFLAFLNPFTWQVWLVILATTIVVGWFMWSLSVLNDSLIAHPEKGSNSMPFYYYIWACAFLLTTQSIRLKLEGPMMILNGFWVCSCVIFIYTYTGNLIAFLTVPQMSNVIKSLEELSNQREILWTYRSNSAHETLFANAPAPGTYYKIGVLLKERPDLFVTSDMGGVEAVLGGKTAFIKEKSWLDFAMESDYLSTKRCRLYQVKDYFFSAGYGCVLQQNAVYLRLFNAEVLRMMQNGLFAVWQRKYWPKPNECSSIKRSTTGPRALNLGNFSGHFFLFGIGVGLSFIALLLERVYHFFSPKK from the exons ATGCATTGGTTGGAATCAAGTCTCGAGGAATTCAGCTCCGGTAATCAGTCTTCCAGTGCTCACAGAAACACAGTTGTGCTTAAGGGATCTTTGTGGCCTTCAGCCTCCAAAATAGCGACAGGAGGTGAAGG ATATCACCTTATGTACCTCAACTGTGTTGGATCAGATGCCATCCTGGGCGATGATGAAGTAGAACTGGAGGCTTATCCACGGAGGATGTTGATGGAGATCGGGCGGAGGTTCCTTTATGGGAAGAAGCTGGTAGTTGCAACTATTCAT CGCCCACCATTTGCGATCTTGGAGATGTCTGGCAACAACATTGTTGGTGCTAAAGGATTCTGCTATGAGATGCTGAACTCTATGGCACAGAAATTTAACTTTAC GTACAGTCTGGTTCCACCCTATGATGGAAACTGGGGAGGTCTAATGCCCAACGGGTCGTTCAATGGCTTGGTGGGCATGGTGCAACGCAAG GTTGTAGACTTTGCCCTGGCCAGCATAACCATGACGTACATCCGTGAGAGAGTCATTGACTTCACCCATCCATTCTTCGAGGAACCAACAGCTATCTTAATCCCTCCACCAAAGGAACAAGATAATTTCTTGGCCTTTTTGAATCCCTTCACATGGCAG GTCTGGCTGGTGATCCTTGCAACCACAATTGTAGTAGGATGGTTCATGTGGTCGCTGTCAGTCTTAAATGACTCACTGATAGCACATCCAGAGAAAGGGAGCAACAGCATGCCATTCTATTATTACATCTGGGCTTGTGCATTTTTGCTGACTACGCAGA GTATCCGCTTGAAGCTAGAAGGCCCAATGATGATTCTGAATGGGTTTTGGGTCTGTTCATGCGTGATTTTCATATACACCTACACTGGAAATCTGATTGCCTTCCTGACAGTGCCCCAGATGAGCAATGTCATAAAATCCTTGGAAGAGCTATCAAATCAGAGAGAGATCCTTTGGACATACAGATCTAACTCTGCCCATGAGACGTTGTTTGCT AATGCCCCAGCACCAGGGACCTACTACAAGATAGGTGTGCTCCTGAAGGAGAGACCTGATCTCTTCGTCACAAGTGACATGGGTGGCGTTGAGGCTGTTCTTGGAGGCAAGACTGCTTTTATCAAG GAGAAATCGTGGCTAGACTTTGCAATGGAGAGTGACTACCTGTCAACGAAGCGGTGCCGATTATATCAAGTGAAGGACTACTTCTTCAGTGCTGGCTACGGATGTGTCCTTCAGCAGAATGCTGTGTACCTGAGGCTCTTTAATGCAGA GGTATTACGAATGATGCAGAATGGCCTGTTTGCTGTCTGGCAACGAAAGTATTGGCCCAAACCAAACGAGTGCTCCAGCATCAAACGCTCTACAACTGGCCCCCGCGCCCTTAATCTTGGCAACTTTTCTGGACACTTCTTCCTCTTCGGCATTGGTGTGGGTCTGTCTTTCATTGCCCTTTTGCTGGAAAGGGTGTACCATTTCTTTTCTCCCAAAAAGTAA